The Ignatzschineria rhizosphaerae genome contains a region encoding:
- a CDS encoding aldehyde dehydrogenase family protein, with product MKTTLSQATLNFLQQPLGSFINGKVITTKTQESLEIFNPATGLAIASVPICSKQDLEEAVQCAHESFIDGRWANMRPAERERVLYKLSELLIEHQETLAQLETLNQGKCIRMARAIEVGSTAEYIRYIAGWCTKITGDTFDISIPSSSTDFTSYTKRSPIGVVGAIAPWNFPLSIAAWKSVPALAAGCSVVLKPAQETPLTALFLAKLAIEAGVPKGVFNVLVGADGDIGQQLVEHPTIRKVTFTGSTAVGKKVGKAAVEHMAHFSLELGGKNPMIIMDDIPIKQAVDGIMIGAFLNSGQVCAAASRIYLHENIYEEVKTELSKVIKNLVVGDGLDEKTQISPVVSAKQQASIKAHIAKAKAEGATILSGAIPEDSTGFYIPPTIITDIKPSARILVDEVFGPVVALIPFKETQEVIKLANETEYGLAASIWTHNLNEAMQIVPKIEAGTVWVNAHVLIDPAMPFGGVKQSGIGREFGKTAVESFTELKSVCIAYPKLPQ from the coding sequence ATGAAGACGACTTTATCTCAAGCGACCCTTAATTTTTTACAACAGCCATTAGGTTCATTCATTAATGGCAAAGTCATTACCACAAAAACACAGGAATCCCTAGAGATTTTTAATCCGGCAACAGGTCTTGCCATTGCTAGCGTTCCTATCTGCAGTAAGCAGGATTTAGAAGAAGCTGTGCAATGTGCCCATGAATCATTTATTGATGGCAGATGGGCGAATATGCGCCCTGCGGAAAGAGAAAGAGTTTTATATAAACTCTCTGAACTACTTATCGAGCATCAAGAGACATTGGCACAACTAGAAACCTTAAACCAAGGAAAATGTATTCGTATGGCAAGAGCCATAGAAGTGGGATCTACCGCAGAATATATCCGCTATATTGCAGGCTGGTGTACGAAAATTACCGGTGATACCTTCGATATCTCTATCCCTTCCTCCTCTACAGATTTTACCTCTTATACTAAAAGATCGCCTATCGGTGTTGTCGGCGCTATCGCTCCTTGGAATTTTCCGCTCTCAATTGCCGCATGGAAAAGTGTTCCCGCCCTTGCCGCAGGTTGCTCTGTAGTCTTAAAACCGGCTCAAGAGACACCTCTTACAGCTCTATTTTTAGCAAAGCTTGCAATCGAAGCTGGCGTTCCTAAAGGGGTATTTAATGTATTGGTCGGCGCTGATGGCGATATTGGGCAGCAATTAGTTGAGCATCCCACCATTCGTAAAGTCACCTTTACAGGTTCTACCGCTGTAGGGAAAAAGGTAGGCAAAGCCGCTGTTGAACATATGGCGCACTTCTCCTTAGAATTAGGGGGGAAAAACCCGATGATTATCATGGATGATATCCCTATAAAGCAAGCTGTTGATGGCATTATGATCGGTGCATTTTTAAACTCAGGCCAAGTTTGCGCTGCTGCATCTCGCATTTATCTTCATGAAAATATTTATGAGGAAGTTAAAACTGAGCTTTCTAAAGTGATTAAAAATCTCGTGGTAGGAGATGGGCTTGATGAAAAAACACAAATCTCCCCTGTGGTCTCTGCCAAGCAGCAAGCAAGCATTAAAGCCCATATCGCAAAAGCTAAAGCAGAAGGCGCAACCATTTTAAGCGGAGCTATTCCAGAAGATTCTACTGGTTTCTATATTCCGCCGACCATCATTACCGATATCAAACCATCGGCACGAATTTTAGTAGATGAAGTATTTGGCCCTGTTGTAGCGCTTATCCCCTTTAAAGAAACTCAAGAAGTTATCAAACTTGCTAATGAGACGGAATATGGCTTAGCGGCGAGTATTTGGACCCACAATCTTAATGAGGCAATGCAGATTGTTCCTAAAATAGAAGCTGGAACGGTTTGGGTTAATGCCCATGTTTTAATAGATCCTGCCATGCCATTTGGAGGCGTGAAGCAATCAGGTATCGGGAGAGAATTTGGGAAAACCGCCGTAGAGAGCTTTACAGAATTAAAGTCTGTCTGTATTGCTTACCCTAAACTTCCACAATAA